GGTATCCTGAGTTGTTGCCGCAACCGTCGCCGTGGCCGTCGGCGGAACCGTAGTGGCAGTTTGTGTGCGGGTCTGCGGTTGTGGAACTGGCGTTCCTGTGCACTGCCTAGCAAGATGGCCATAGCAGCCACAATTCGAGCATAAGAGGTGCAATCCCTCATATTCAATGTTATACCAAACACCACGTAACCCAACCCTACCAAGAACTGGTTTGTTTAAATCAATTTCAACGCAAACTCGCGCATACTTCCCCCTTTGCATATCCACGGTGTTCATGTCTACCCGGATGGGGGTACCAACAGCAGATGCTAACGTAACAAGAATACTCTCATCATAAAATTGGAAACCAAGGCCCGGTATACGTATCCAAACCGCTGGATCAAAAATGTAAACTTCCTTCAAGAAAGATTATATAGTAATAGTAATTCACTACTAAAACTATAATGACCAAAATCTCATGTAAAATATATGGATCAAAACCAGTgatatcagactcggaccggtgatcgactcggtcgaggcactgggtcaatgagtcaatggttcaaccactgggtcactggttgaaccgtttgactcggttgacaataaaaaaaaattcaaaataccaTAACAATAAAACATACAAGGTTCCATTATTTTCCAATGTTTTATGTATATGGGCCTGTGTATTTCAACTATATCCTTTGTAACCGTTTGGGCTTTGCCCTTTCAATAACCAACCTTTGACCAAAGTGCCTAgcagttgtttttttttttcttttcaatagtGCCTGCCAGTTGTTAAAATGTAATGCATTGAAAAAAGTAAAGTAAACAACATATATTTCTGTAAAGTAGCTTTAGAAACAGATCTGGATCCGTATGTTTTCATCCATTTACAAACCTTGCTAAGTTTCAACCGATTGTTCGTGTGTGCAGCAAGCTTGCCTCTCAAAACTGAAAGAAACCCAGAAAGCATAGTAGACAGATGATCAGTTTGCCCACAAATCCCTCCTCCTTCCTCCCACACCCCTCTCCCCTCAACTATTTTGCCAACGGAGCCAAGCCATCATATCATAAAAATTAGCAATGAACCTGAACGTGATTGAAACAGGAGCTAAGCTTAAAATAGGAAGGAGAAGCAGCTCACCAGGAAGAAGAAGCTGTGAACCGTGAACCGTGAGCAAGGCGTGGTGGAGCGGCGGCGGGCCACGGCTACAGGCGGTggagcggcggcggcggcgaagGCTTGGAAGTTGGAAGCCGCGATGAGGAAGAATGGGTGAAGGAAGTGGTGAACCACTGAAGTCTGAACCGTGAACGTGAGTTTGAAACCCTACTCCTGAAGGGCTGAAACGACAGTGTTTTGTTCTGTTTTACAATTTGTGttttctggttttttttttaaatagcgaACCGGTTCAACCGTAAGGACTGAGTCACTGGTTTTTTGACTGAACCGGCCGGTTTTTTCCGGTTCGCAGCGAGTGGATTGCATGGCCGATCCGATGCTCGGCTCGAACCGACttagggtccggttcccggctcaaccggtcgaaccggccggtttgagccgagttttataacactgATCAAAACTACGATTAATTCAATATTTTATGTTGACAATTAACAAGTATACAGTCTTGAAAGTAATGCTAGAACCTGTAACAATATTTTATTGaatgtcaaaaaaataaaaaaagagatgGAAGATTGGAATCCCAAGTGGCCACATTCTTCTTCAAGACAAACAATAGCCTTATAATACACAGCTCATGAATCATGGATCACTACTATAATAAACAAGAATCACATGAAACAAACCAAAATCTTTCCATAACAGCACACACTTATTTTCTTCCTAACATATCACACCATTGGCAAAGATGTGACTAATCATTTAAAACTCTGAGATTACATTATTTATGTGAATAAAAATTCTCCCAACAAATATTTATCTATACACATCGTTCATAAATCAAATTCTAAACTAGATGCTTATAAAGTTCGACTATCTATACGATGCTCtaatcataaattaaattaaatacctTGCGTGCAAAAATCAAATATCGATAATAGCAGTGAGTGAGTGACAGTAGAAAGAAACCAAAGAATCACAGGTGGGAGAGCAAGCACCACTTCTTTATATTCACACCACAATCTCCTTCATTTTCccaccaccatcttcttcttcttcttcttctctgcaTTGTTGTTCTTGCCATGGCTGCGCGTGTGGATCTCGATGGCAACCCCATCAAGCCATTGACCATTTGCATGATCGGCGCCGGAGGCTTCATCGGATCCCACCTCTGCGAGAAGCTCATGTCGGAGACGCCGCACAAGGTGCTCGCTCTCGATGTCTACAGTGACAAGATCAAGCACCTCTTGGAGCCTGACACGCTCCCTTGGGCTGGTCGCATCCACTTCCATCGCCTCAACATCAAGCACGATTCTAGGCTTGAAGGTCTCATCAAGATGTCAGATCTGGTTCGTTTTCCTTCCTACCCATCTCGATTTTTCATCACCATTTCTCATTCTGTCATCTGGGTCTCCCTCAAAATTCTCTCTTTCTCGCTGATTTTCTCTCTATCAATTCTGGGTTTCCCTCAAAATTGTGTGTTTTTTTCTTGCAGACTATTAATCTCGCTGCAATATGCACTCCTGCTGATTACAACACTCGTCCTTTGGACACCATTTACAGCAATTTCATTGATGCTCTTCCTGTGGTACGTGTTCTTATCTTACCTTCTCTCAATTTTGGAGTCAAAGGTTCACTTATTGTGGTTGTTGCTATGTTGTGGTGTGGAAGAATTTGATTGATGTAGAGGATTTTTGGTTTCAGGCGAAGTACTGTTCGGAAAACAACAAGCGTCTCATTCATTTTTCTACTTGTGAAGTGTATGGGAAAACAATTGGAAGCTTTCTTCCTAAGGATAGCCCACTTCGTCAGGTGAGCTTTCATTTTCCCTGTTGCATGTTACTTCAGATCCGTGGTTAAACAATGATCCGTTACTTTTGGAATGTGTCGGTGGTTAGTGGTTACCCCATTTCACCCCAACCATATGAGATCACCTGGTTTCATGATGGTAAATGCATGCATGTGTGCCTTATAAACATAGAACTTGATTGATATTAGCATTTGGTATGTGTATTATAGGACAATCAACAATGTGAAATGTCATCACATATTGAGAGATTTACATATATggttcttcttagtttctttaGGAATTGTTTCTTAATTTCCTTTGAAGTATTTACTATTAGAGACTGTGGATCTTTTTGAACAACAGGTCCTCTTTGTCTTTCTGCCTTTTTCCCCCCTTTTGCTGCTGCCATTGCTTTTATGTTAGGCTTTAGGAGTTAACTGCTTCTTTTTGGTAGTGAAGTTCTTTGGTTTCTTCGTTTTGGTAATGagctaaattattttatttccaaTGCTGTGTTAGGATCCTGCATATTATGTTCTTAAAGAAGATGAGTCCCCTTGCATTTTTGGTTCAATTGAAAAGCAGAGATGGTCCTATGCTTGTGCAAAGCAGTTGATTGAGAGGCTGATTTACGGTTAgctaattttatttcatttgattttttggtGGATTTATCTGTTTCCGAGCCCTGACTTATCTCTTTTACATTCCATCATTGACAGCTGAGGGTGCTGAAAATGGCATGGAGTTCACAATTGTGAGACCTTTTAATTGGATCGGACCAAGAATGGATTTCATTCCTGGCATTGATGGTCCAAGTGAGGGTGTTCCCAGGGTTCTTGCATGCTTTAGCAATGTCAGTCTACTTTTCTATTAAGCTTGTGTACATTTCAGTCAAATTCTTTGAATACCAGCTCTAAGATTTGGCTCTTTTCCTTTCCTGCAGAACCTCCTCCGCCGAGAGCCCCTCAAGCTTGTGGATGGTGGCGAATCCCAGAGGACTTTCATTTATATTAAGGACGCTATTGAAGCTGTCTTATTGATGATTGTAGGTTCTCATATCCAATGCTTTACAatacttttttcaatttcaaattatgTGGTTGCGGAAGTTAATCTTTGAAGTATTGTTCTTATTTGTTGATCCACTAAACATGCTATGGCCTTTTAACAGGAAAATCCTGCCAGGGCAAATGGGCACATTTTTAATGTGGGTAACCCACACAATGAGGTTACAGTTAGGCAGCTTGCTGAAATGATGACTAAGGTTAGATaattaagtatttttttattgtttcacCCTTTCATTTAGAACCTCAGCATGTTATTTAGTGGCATTtcatatattaatttcctttaaATTCTCGCAGGTTTATTCAAAGGTAAGTGAAGAAGCTCCTTTGGAAAATCCTGCAATAGATGTGAGCTCCAAAGAATTTTATGGTGAGGGGTATGACGATAGTGACAAGAGAATTCCTGACATGACCATAATTAACAAGCAACTTGGTAGGTTCCCTCGTTAACTATACCAtacttatagcatgtttggatcaacttctatGTTCTCATGATCAATTTTGAAACCCTGTAACTAGTCACATAAGCTTTTCACCAGAGTTGGTTTTAACTTTAGGAGTCAATTGcggaagaatttccaaacatgcacttagacCATAAGATTGTTAACATTCTAACATTCTTTACCTGTTTATCTTGTTGTCTCTTTTTCAGGCTGGAATCCTAAGACCTCACTTTGGGACCTTCTTGAATCTACTCTAACTTATCAGCATAGGACTTATGCTGAAGCCATTAAGAAGGCAATAGCAAAACCAGTTGCAAGCTAAGCTTACATGGTGATGTTAATGGAGTGTTTGGCCCATGGGGGCACTGAAATATAGTTTACTTGTTGATTTTACATAAATGGTAATTGTCCCAGTTGGTTTTGGCAGCCAATAGCCCACGCCCACGTCTCTTTTTTATTACATGTTTATGGAGAAATAGTAATTTATCAAGGGCAATCTTGTGCTTTTGCTATGTAATTTTCATGCAAAGCTTCTTGCTATACATGTTTAGAGACCCTTGTAATGTTTAGAGACCCTTCTACAAGGAAAGATATTTTTTTGTATGGTAGGGATGTGTCGGTCATTCCTTCAGTTGTAACATTTGCCATATGTTTCCTACATAATTTGTCATTGATTTATTTTATGGATTATTTTTTGTATCAAAATGTTTTCCTCTAGTAATTTGTACAAGTTCCACCAACCTTCATTCtcaacaaaataattaaaaataaaacagtGTTGATCTATCCTAGTTAAAAATCACTGGCCTAGACTTCAGTCAGATAATTTTGTACTTGAGGACTTGGAGTGCATTTATATGAAAGTAAAAATCAATAGAATCTGTCCGTAGAAACTAAACATGAGAGGATAATATATGATTTCTATAGATAAAATATAAAGATTAGTAGTTGTTTTTGGATGAGatgttagttttatttttaagtATTCTGAAATGAAGAATTAAATTTTGAGAATAGTGACTATTAAAGAATATATAATTTGAAGCAGGTACTGACTTATGTTTGGTTGAAATTAGTGAACTTACAAAATGAAAacgtttaaataaaaaacaaaaaggaaTGGGTGAAAAGAAATTTAAATACACGCCCGGTGGGACTCGAACCCACAATCGCCTGATTAGAAGTCAGATGCCTTATCCATTAGGCCACGGGCGCTTGTTGATATAAAATTTGGGTTTTcagaaataaaatttatttaccatTCATTACCCCTCCAATCAATTTAGAAACTGAGTAAGTGACAAAGGAAAATATTGATAAATGTTAGTTATAAATTATAATGATGATAATGATGCAATGAAAGTTAAGAGAGATTAAATCTTTGTTTGATTACAAATGTTTTGTatgaaaatggaaaaataaCACATTTTGAAAATTATACAATCTTTGAAAATGATAAGATTAAATCCGAGAGTTACCTGACGCCACTTACATGAAAAATGAATAATAATCTCAATGAAAACAATGCAACAAACAATACCAAAAACATACATGAGTATAGTACTTAAGAAGGCCAGCAATTCCATACAATGTATTTTAACATGTTTTTCATGACTAATAATGTAATAAAAACAATGAATTATACAAATTTCTCAACAACAAGCTACATTATATATAATGATGTTTATGAAGTTACTTCCTTCAATTGTACAAATGAGAATGTTCTAAGGAAAGTGAAGTTTTATTGCATATGTTCCTTGAACAGAAATGAAATGAAGGCTTATCATGACCAATGTTCCCTTGTTTGTTTTAGTGGTAATAGTGGtccccccccccctccaaaCCCTTTTGACCCCTTCCATTATTCATGTTCACCCAATGATCAATGGCCAttttaattaaacaaaaatatattaatgaGTCCTAAAACATATGTAATGTTTTGTTACATATGACCTTAGaagatttttattaaattttatccTCAGTCCTTTCAAGTCCGAAGTTTCTAAAgcatttaaactttttttttttttttgaacataaaAAGCATTTAAACTTACACATGGTaccttttgtttatggttattagTTGGTCCTACTCACCTAACGGCCGTGCCCACAAAACAAACCCTCCTCACTCATTTGTAAGGTAATAGAAAAATAGCACTCCCTTACTATTAACAGTCAATTTCtcttcaaaaaaaattgtatatttgAGTTTCACTGTCAATGTGAGAAATATATTAACGAGCGATTTATAACTTCTATAAGGATTAATGATgcattcacacctcatttttttaacaatcttattttcacgcatttttctttctatctctttttACATTTTCTATCAAATTGCAAATCATATCACTaatttctctcatttctctttctaTTTACATCTTGAGAAAATTAGATATCTACGCAACATTATTCTAATTCCTTCTATAGGTAATCTAAGGTCCCAAAAGGATACCCTGATCCGTGTGATAACCGAAATCGAATCCACCTAAATTTTTCCTTCATATGAAAAAAAAGTTATAGAAAAAATGAAAGCCACTCATGTTGTGGTTAGTTGGACCAAAGTTGCTGAGTGCAGGCCAAAGAATAATAAATaacccaaaaattaaaaaaaactttaattgGGAAAGTGGGAAAACAGAGTGTGACTGATGAGAAGGGGGACAAAAAAAGAGTTCCACGACACATCACACTCATTTATTGACCTTGTAATGTTCTTCTTAACCCCAACGACGCTCCTCACAATGTTgttgtttcttttcttatctcttcCATTCATTCATGATTCCCCAACATCATTTGATCATGCTTTTGTTTATTAAGACACTCACTGCcgctcctttttctttttcgaatttgcttttacttcaccatcaccatcaccattcaCCGCTTCATTCAACCGTCGTGATCGCTGCCAGCGTCATTTTCTGTTCCATTTTTAATTCAAACCTTGTTGTTCCTTTCCTATGATTGCTCTTCTCTGAGCTTTGTGTTCTCTTTGTACTACACTTTGGTTGTTGGGTTTTTTTCCATATTTAAACTAGTAAAGAGTAAAGACAcactgttgttgctgttgttgttgttgttgttgttgggtaTTCtgattctctttttcttttttgctgtCTACCCTTTTTCTCTTTTGTCCCCCCATGTGTTCTCTTATGCAAGAGGCAACGATTTAGGCCAAAAAATGCTGTTGGGGTGGTAGAGTAACAATAAAAATTGAGTCTTTTCCTGTTGACCATGGCTCCAGCTGGGAAGCTTTCTGGGTTTCATCGAGAAGGCGATGATTGGTATTGCCTCTATCAAAAGTTTCTgttttgaatttcaattttgaattttttgttcAGCTGATTAATGGGTGGAGTCCAGCTCAGACATGCATTTCTGTAGTTTTGAAAGAGATGTTTGAAGTTTGATGGGATGCTTTTTTTTGGTTTGTGGTTTTGGTAGGTTCTGTGATACTGGATTGCCAAGTGATATTGCTGTTTCCATTGAGGGTGTCACTTTCCATCTTCATAAGGTATGTGGCTGTGTCCTCCTTTCTCAATTGTTCTCTTCTCTCCACCAAATGGTGAAATAGTTGTTGGCCTGTAATTTTTGTGGTTCTAGTTTATCCTACTACTTTTTGCTGTTTTGTGCAGTTTGGTCCAACACAATTAATATGTTTATGCTTTTGCTTTTGCTGTTAGTATGTTCCATCTTTATTGTTTAAGTGTAGATACTAAGCATCCTTCTTCACATAAGGGAGCTGCATTCTTAATTTCACTAGACACAATAATTCTCTGTACAATAAATAATAATACCAGTTTATCCATAACCTTGTGGATCTTCCTATGCTGGAACCTATTTGTATGGTTCTCAAAGGCTGTGGCCTATCTTGTTTTTGATTTACTTTAAGGCTTAAATATTGAAATTCCTGCATCTTAGTCTTAGTTGAGATAAGGTAGGGACAGGCCTATCTTAAATTCTTAAATGTGGACTGTATTTCAATTCATCTGGTGTTCATATGATGACTATAAAAGATTGCTTTTAGATGATTGGTTGTATCTTGGTGTGTGCGTCCATCGGTGCAGACTTGTAATTAATGGTGCTTGACATAGCAGTTAGTAATCaaactaaattttttttctagttTTGCCAAAGGCATCATCATCTATGCTGATGTATTAAACAAAACAACTTCAGACACATTTGATTCACAAAATTTGCTGTTTTGGAAGTTATGCTGCTAGATGAGGTCTATGACATGCCGTAAACTCTTGTTCCTGCTGTGTCATTTATTTTTCTAGGTCCTCCCTCTCAACAGACTCAATAGGAAAAAGAAAGTGTTTTGAGAGAGCGGAGAAAATTTACCTGGGAGCTGGTGTTTCCCACATTTCAATTTTGACTTCATGCGTAAATGCGCAGTTAAATAACAGACATTTCTGTAGTAcaaaatttgattttatgtCAGTGGTACTGTTATGCTTTtgttatgaaaaattattagttaTACTGTATTTGAGTTTGAGTAAGATTTTCCATGGAACTGCAGTTCCCTCTTGTATCAAAATGTGGAAAAATTGCTCGGGCACATGAAAAGTCCAAGAATACCCATGAGGAGACACTCGCAATGGTGCTGGAAGAATTTCCTGGTGGTTCGGACACTTTCTTATTTGTGGCCAAATTCTGTTATGGGTTTCGTGTGGAACTGACTGCGAAAAATGCAGTTCTGGTCCATTGCGCTGCAGAGTACCTGGAAATGACAGATGAATTTGGAGAAGATAACTTGTTGTCGAAATCAGAGAGCTTTTTCCATAAAAATATACTGCGCAACTGGAAAGATTGCATTTTGGCTCTCCAAAGTTCCGAGCCTGTTCTACCAAGAGCTGAAAGTCTTCATTTAGTGGGCAAGTGTTTAAATGCTCTATCTATGATGGCTTGTACTGACCCAAGTTTGTTTGGATGGCCCATGATGATGTACGGGAGTTTTCAGAGCCCTGGTGGAAGCATTCTTTGGAATGGTATAAACACCGGTGCTAGAATTCGGAGCGCAGAATCTGATTGGTGGTTCGAAGACATCTCATATCTCAGTGTGAGTTTGTTTGAGAGGCTTATTAAGACGATGCAAGCGAGAGGTATAAGACCTGAAAACCTGGCAGGTGCCATCATGTACTATTCTAGAAAGCACTTGCCCGGTCTGAGTCGGTGGCAGGGTGGCCAAGGCGGCAAAACCCGGACAGTTGTGAGTTTCAGCTTGACGCCTGCTACTACTGTTGATCAGAGGGTTCTGTTGGAAAGCATTGAAAAGCTTCTTCCTGAAAAGAAGGGAAGATCCTTTTGTTGCTTCCTACTTGGACTTCTAAGAGTGGCTTTGATATTGAATGTCAGTCAAACTTGCAAGGATTCTTTAGAGAGGAGGATAGGGATGCAATTGGAACTGGCAACTTTAGATAGTCTTCTGATTCCTACGTATTCAGATTCTGATGCATTATATAACACAGACTGTATTGAACATATAGTCCAGCATTTTATACGTGCAGAATCAAATTTAACTGCCTTTTCTCCTTCATCACTTGACCAGCATGCGTCGTCTCCTTCATCTGAATCATCCAAAAAAGTGGCAAAGTTGATAGATAGCTACATTGcagaaattgcttctgatgTTAATTTAAAACCAGGAAAGATACGCGCTCTTGCAGAGGGACTCCCCGAGTCATCAAGATTATTGCACGACGGACTTTACAGGGCACTGGACATATATTTCAAGGTTTGATTTTCCTGAGCTACATTTTTACTCAATGGTTTATTGCGATCACGGATGGTTACTTTGATGACTAATTATGTTGTGATATTGTTCAGGCCCATCCTTGGCTCTCTGATAAAGAGAAGGAAGAACTATGCAACATCATTGACTACAGAAAACTCTCAATCCATGCTTGTGCCCATGCGTCGCAAAACGACAGGTTGCCCCTCAGGGTTGTTCTTCAGGTGCTGTTCTTTGAACAGCTGAATTTGAGAACAGCATTAACTGGATGTCTCAATGCATTGGATGGTGAAATTGCTCCAGCAGCTCCTGTTCGTGCAACTGCCTTAGGTGACACGGCAGGCGAAATTGTACAGAGGGACGGATGGGTGACCGTTTCGCGCGAAAACCAGGTTTTAAAGGTGGACATGGATCGGATGAGCTCTAGAGTTGGAGAACTTGAAGAAGAATTCAGCAAAATAAAGCTAGAAATGAAAACTGTGGCCAAATCCCACAGTTCTCAGGGTTCTCCTCGATTTTTTGGGAGGAAATTTGGGTGTAAGCTTGTTCCTAGATCTTCAGATGCTCAACCAGAATCCCTTGACCGCTCCGTGTCCACACCAAGAGCATCAGTTGAACAAGCACGTCGATCCCATAATTCGAAACACAGGGGAAGTTTTTCTTGAGTATCAAGAAACAAGAGCTACTCTTCATTTTATTTATCCATAGTTTCATACATAGCAGCAGTGTTGTGTGGTTTAGATTTTTTGTACCGAGGGAAAGGGAAGGAAAATGTTTCTTAACCCATTATgcctttttttatttcactagTTTGTGCATATCTGAACGTTTTCCATTTCTTTCCCTCGTGTAAAGATGGTTGTATTGTGTAGGAAATTTCACATGTTGTCCTGTTTGTCTGGGGAGTAATTCATGTAATTGTCCATATAGATATATTCTTCATTCTGACTTTTGAGATGTTGACAGTGGAAGATGTTATGTGAAGTTCACCATTGTCATTGTCATCTGAGAAAATCATATAGGTGCAAAGCGGGTACACACAGGTTGGAGCTCAGATATGCACCTAACTGACCatgaagtgcatgtttggatgcACGTGAACGGTGAAACTAAAACCACATATAGACATAAGGACTTCCCTTAGCTTTTGCGACTGTTCATCATGATTTTGGTTCATCATGATTTTCCACCGTGTATTTGAAGATGCACGAAGTCACTACTTGTGATACTAGCATAGTTTCTTTTATAGATGGTAGTGTATAGTTGTGACATTTGTGTAATTTCATTATCTAGGACAAAAACACATGTGGTATGATACTAGTTGACATTTTTTCGGAGTATACAGTGAGGTCCATTTCATACTGAAAGAGTCATGATTCTTGCAGGCTACATCTTTATTATAGCACAGCAAAcaccaaaagaaacaaatctgAACTCCCATGCTTGTTGACATTTGTGTGGTCTTTTCTCCTTTGTCACTGTTAGAGCCGGCAATTTGGAGTTATGATGTTGGCTAGTTCTTGTATTTTTTAAACTaagttgaaaatatttttctgaTAATATACACCGATAAACTAGATAAAATACATAAACCTAATGATTACTGTCTACTTGGAGACCGACAAGTTAGCCTTAGGGCTGGTTGAAAAATGTGTTGAGCTAGGTTTACTCACTTTTTGACGAGTAAAAAATGTAACTCGGTtaaaaaagacaaaaagaaagagaaaataatgtaaaatatatatatatatatatatatatatattaggaaaaaaaagttacattttgatgtttaatttcaaattttaaaatagtaTACAAAATAAAGTGGGTTGAATGAGCAAACCTACCTAGATCAAGCCTACTTTGTTTCATGAGCTAATTGAGCTGGGGTCATATTAGCTCGGGAAAATATGAACATGTTGTTTTTACCAACCTAACCCACCGTCGAGTCGGATTGGGTAGGGTTAGCTCACAAGCTAAAGCTCATATAAGAGGCTCTTGATCATAGGTTGGTGGTGTGGAGTTGGAGCATAGGCGAATTGAACGTTGTGGGTCTAGATTGGACATGGAAATGTAGATCAGATCAAGTTGGCGATATCACGTGCACATCATATTTAGTTGTGATTGCAATGATGGTGACTAATGATTGCAATCAGTGGTGTCACCGCCTCACCGTTGAGTGGTTGTCTCTCTATTAGTAGCGATCGACTAAATTAACACTTGTATGTGATGGTGGGAAGTTGGTGCTAGTGAGAGGTTAGACACGCGCGAAGTTGAAAGAACAAATCGAGCGTGGTTGAGTGAGTTAAGTTTATGACGTAAGCAACTCTCTATTGTATCTTATAATTCGATTAAGTATGaaatatgtataattaaattCATGCACATCATCAGATCATGTATTATGTCTTTAAACTACTTGATTCTTTGACATTACTAGACATGTCTCTAACAATTCTTTTTGTGTACAATAGTAATACTCATATTCttgtgtataattatttttggtAAAGAGAAGTATAAAATGAGGAgttctcatttattttaaagttCGGCAAAATACATTAATATAGATACTATACGAGGTCTTCTTCAACAACGACGCTTTGGCCGAGTGGTTAAGGCGTGTGCCTGCTAAGTACATGGGGTTTCCCCGCGAGAGTTCGAATCTCTCAGGCgtcgttttctttttttttttttcatttattttctagggacgaaaaacataaaaatgtattttacagggactaaaagtttatttaaccctttcaattttttttttttcaaatttttcattCTTCTATGATTCCTTCTGATTCCAACATTTTTCGTTCGTTTTGcaactccttctccttctctggtGGCGGCACTGCAACTGCAAACAACCaccgccatcaccaccaccaccaccaccatgccATTCTCTTCACTCACCTTCACCCTCTCCAAC
This portion of the Lotus japonicus ecotype B-129 chromosome 3, LjGifu_v1.2 genome encodes:
- the LOC130748062 gene encoding BTB/POZ domain-containing protein At3g44820: MAPAGKLSGFHREGDDWFCDTGLPSDIAVSIEGVTFHLHKFPLVSKCGKIARAHEKSKNTHEETLAMVLEEFPGGSDTFLFVAKFCYGFRVELTAKNAVLVHCAAEYLEMTDEFGEDNLLSKSESFFHKNILRNWKDCILALQSSEPVLPRAESLHLVGKCLNALSMMACTDPSLFGWPMMMYGSFQSPGGSILWNGINTGARIRSAESDWWFEDISYLSVSLFERLIKTMQARGIRPENLAGAIMYYSRKHLPGLSRWQGGQGGKTRTVVSFSLTPATTVDQRVLLESIEKLLPEKKGRSFCCFLLGLLRVALILNVSQTCKDSLERRIGMQLELATLDSLLIPTYSDSDALYNTDCIEHIVQHFIRAESNLTAFSPSSLDQHASSPSSESSKKVAKLIDSYIAEIASDVNLKPGKIRALAEGLPESSRLLHDGLYRALDIYFKAHPWLSDKEKEELCNIIDYRKLSIHACAHASQNDRLPLRVVLQVLFFEQLNLRTALTGCLNALDGEIAPAAPVRATALGDTAGEIVQRDGWVTVSRENQVLKVDMDRMSSRVGELEEEFSKIKLEMKTVAKSHSSQGSPRFFGRKFGCKLVPRSSDAQPESLDRSVSTPRASVEQARRSHNSKHRGSFS
- the LOC130748061 gene encoding UDP-D-apiose/UDP-D-xylose synthase 2, whose product is MAARVDLDGNPIKPLTICMIGAGGFIGSHLCEKLMSETPHKVLALDVYSDKIKHLLEPDTLPWAGRIHFHRLNIKHDSRLEGLIKMSDLTINLAAICTPADYNTRPLDTIYSNFIDALPVAKYCSENNKRLIHFSTCEVYGKTIGSFLPKDSPLRQDPAYYVLKEDESPCIFGSIEKQRWSYACAKQLIERLIYAEGAENGMEFTIVRPFNWIGPRMDFIPGIDGPSEGVPRVLACFSNNLLRREPLKLVDGGESQRTFIYIKDAIEAVLLMIENPARANGHIFNVGNPHNEVTVRQLAEMMTKVYSKVSEEAPLENPAIDVSSKEFYGEGYDDSDKRIPDMTIINKQLGWNPKTSLWDLLESTLTYQHRTYAEAIKKAIAKPVAS